One Felis catus isolate Fca126 chromosome D1, F.catus_Fca126_mat1.0, whole genome shotgun sequence DNA segment encodes these proteins:
- the CCDC82 gene encoding coiled-coil domain-containing protein 82 isoform X4, whose amino-acid sequence MVHVRRHETRKNSKTQEHEQKSRVDWRRTKRSSISQLFDSDEDLNSDEELDSDEELDSDEELDSNKGFDSNKNPENERKLRLIEVESEGSSNCELLMNTGNRSTYEEENNKNKPRSSDSPDHEKHSSQEDDDLNKHTGQIIEEDLEEEHIKRGKRKRISSVMYDSDESDSSDILVRKIGVKRPRRVVEDECSSVEMEPKTSEKTLAARKREQFQKLKELSKQRSRQRRNSSRDFEDSEKESCPSSDESDEEEEEDDYEYDEDGDDYIIDDFVVQDEEGDEENKSQRGEKLTTSQLKLVKQNSLYQEFHALLTEPARHLCQLLSQVNMVFHDK is encoded by the exons ATGGTACATGTTAGAAGACACGAAACAAGGAAAAATTCTAAAActcaagagcatgagcagaaatCTCGAGTTGATTGGAGGCGGACTAAAAGAAGTAGTATTTCACAGTTATTTGATAGTGATGAAGACCTTAATAGTGATGAAGAACTTGACAGTGATGAAGAGCTTGATAGCGATGAAGAACTTGATAGTAACAAGGGGTTCGATAGTAATAAAAACCccgaaaatgaaagaaaacttagATTAATTGAAGTTGAAAGTGAAGGTAGTAGTAACTGTGAGCTTCTCATGAACACTGGCAACCGTTCAacatatgaagaagaaaataacaaaaacaaacctagaaGTTCTGACTCACCAGATCATGAAAAGCATTCCAGTCAAGAGGATGACGATCTCAACAAACACACTGGACAGATAATAGAGGAGGATTTAGAAGAAGAACACATCAAgcgagggaagagaaaaaggatctccTCTGTTATGTACGACAGCGATGAGAGTGACAGCAGTGATATCCTAGTTCGAAAAATAGGTGTTAAACGTCCACGTAGAGTGGTTGAAGATGAATGTTCTTCAGTAGAGATGGAGccaaaaacatctgaaaaaactTTAGCTGCAAGAAAGCGAGAACAATTCCAGAAActcaaagaactctcaaaacaaAGATCTCGTCAGAGACGCAATAGTAGTAGAGATTTTGAG GACTCTGAAAAGGAATCCTGCCCAAGCAGTGATGAAagtgatgaggaggaggaagaagatgatTATGAATATGATGAAGATGGAGATGATTATATTATTGATGACTTTGTAGTTCAAGATGAGGAGGGTGATGAAGAGAATAAAAGCCAGCGAGGAGAAAAATTGACTACATCACAACTGAAATTAGTAAAACAGAATTCTCTTT atcaagaatttcatgctctactgactgagccagccaggcacctctgtcAGTTGCTTTCTCAAGTAAACATGGTATTTCATGATAAATGA